Proteins encoded within one genomic window of Tidjanibacter massiliensis:
- the pepT gene encoding peptidase T: MELLERFLKYVGFDTQSDENSTTFPSTEKQKVLLACLAEEMKALGLQEVEMDRYGYVMGTIPATPGYEDRPVIGFISHVDTSPDMSGKDVKPQIIEHYDGGDIRLNDAVTMTVAEFPELPLFKGQTLIATDGTTLLGADDKAGVAEIMTAAEYLMSHPEVKHGKIRIGFTPDEEIGRGVDYFDVTRFGAQYAYTVDGGYEGELEYENFNAASARFEVQGKNIHPGSAKDKMLNALQVVCEINAMLPPVQRPEHTEGYEGFYHLVGIGGSVEAAESSYIIRDHDRAKFERKKAFAQEVADFLNRKYGEGTVKLTLKDQYYNMREMVEPHPQVIAKAEQAMRMAGVEPLVKPIRGGTDGSRLSYMGLPCPNLFTGGMNFHGKYEYASLDTMKKAMQTIINLAGLWAE; this comes from the coding sequence ATGGAATTGCTTGAAAGATTCCTGAAATACGTCGGCTTCGATACGCAGAGCGACGAGAACAGTACGACTTTCCCTTCGACCGAGAAGCAGAAGGTGCTGCTCGCCTGTCTGGCCGAGGAGATGAAGGCGCTCGGCCTGCAGGAGGTGGAGATGGACCGTTACGGCTATGTCATGGGGACGATTCCTGCGACGCCGGGTTATGAGGACCGGCCGGTGATAGGGTTCATATCCCATGTGGATACGAGTCCCGACATGAGCGGCAAGGATGTGAAGCCGCAGATTATCGAACATTACGACGGCGGGGATATCCGGCTGAACGATGCCGTGACGATGACCGTGGCCGAATTTCCGGAGCTTCCGCTCTTCAAGGGGCAGACGCTCATCGCCACGGACGGGACGACGCTGCTCGGTGCCGACGACAAGGCGGGAGTGGCCGAAATCATGACCGCTGCCGAATACCTTATGTCGCATCCGGAGGTGAAGCACGGGAAGATACGCATCGGTTTCACGCCCGACGAGGAGATAGGACGCGGGGTGGACTATTTCGACGTGACGCGGTTCGGTGCGCAGTATGCCTACACCGTGGACGGCGGTTACGAAGGCGAGCTGGAGTACGAAAACTTCAACGCCGCTTCGGCCCGTTTCGAGGTGCAGGGGAAGAACATCCATCCCGGTTCGGCGAAAGACAAGATGCTGAACGCCCTGCAGGTGGTGTGCGAGATAAACGCCATGCTTCCGCCCGTACAGCGTCCCGAACATACCGAAGGGTACGAGGGTTTTTACCATCTGGTGGGCATCGGCGGCAGTGTGGAGGCGGCCGAATCGAGCTACATCATTCGCGACCACGACCGGGCGAAATTCGAACGCAAAAAGGCTTTCGCGCAGGAGGTGGCCGATTTCCTGAATCGCAAGTACGGCGAGGGAACGGTGAAGCTGACGCTGAAGGACCAGTATTACAACATGCGCGAGATGGTGGAGCCGCATCCGCAGGTAATCGCCAAGGCCGAGCAGGCCATGCGTATGGCCGGTGTGGAACCGTTGGTGAAGCCCATCCGCGGCGGTACGGACGGTTCGCGTCTCTCCTACATGGGGCTTCCTTGTCCGAACCTGTTCACGGGCGGTATGAACTTCCACGGCAAATACGAGTATGCATCGCTCGACACGATGAAGAAAGCCATGCAGACCATCATCAACCTGGCCGGCCTCTGGGCCGAATAG